The proteins below are encoded in one region of Girardinichthys multiradiatus isolate DD_20200921_A chromosome 19, DD_fGirMul_XY1, whole genome shotgun sequence:
- the gale gene encoding UDP-glucose 4-epimerase isoform X1 translates to MAEKVLVTGGAGYIGSHCVVELIEAGFQPVVVDNYSNAVRDGGEGNVAESIRRIEKLLNTSIEFHELDLLDRPALEKLFKKHSFSAVMHFAGLKAVGESVEQPLRYYRVNLTASMNLLEVMQAHRVHNLVFSSSATVYGDPQHLPIDEQHPVGGCTNPYGKTKYFIEEMIKDHCKAEKGWNAVLLRYFNPIGAHSSGQIGEDPQGIPNNLMPYVAQVAVGRRPFLSVFGNDYETVDGTGVRDYIHVVDLAKGHIAALKNLKDNCGCKAYNLGTGTGYSVLQMVKAMEKASGKEINYKIAPRRGGDVASCYADPRLAEKELGWTAGFDLERMCEDLWRWQSMNPSGFTNGTPS, encoded by the exons ATGGCAGAGAAGGTGCTGGTCACAGGTGGAGCCGGCTACATCGGAAGTCACTGCGTGGTGGAGCTGATTGAAGCAGGCTTCCAGCCGGTGGTGGTGGATAACTACAGCAACGCTGTCCGAG ATGGAGGAGAGGGGAATGTCGCAGAGAGCATTCGGAGGATAGAGAAGCTTCTTAACACCAGTATTGAATTTCATGAACTAGACCTTCTGGATCGACCTGCACTGGAAAAACTCTTCAAAAAG CACTCCTTCAGTGCTGTGATGCACTTTGCTGGCCTAAAAGCAGTCGGGGAGTCGGTGGAGCAACCGTTGCGTTACTACAGAGTCAACCTGACTGCTTCCATGAACCTGCTCGAG GTGATGCAGGCTCACAGGGTGCACAATCTGGTCTTCAGCAGCTCCGCCACAGTATATGGAGACCCCCAGCACCTTCCCATAGATGAGCAGCACCCCGTGGGAGGCTGCACCAACCCCTACGGCAAGACCAAGTACTTCATAGAAGAGATGATTAAGGATCATTGTAAAGCTGAGAAG GGCTGGAATGCTGTGCTGCTGCGCTATTTCAACCCTATCGGAGCTCATTCCTCAGGTCAGATTGGGGAGGACCCTCAGGGCATCCCGAACAATTTGATGCCTTATGTGGCTCAG GTAGCAGTTGGGAGGAGACCATTTCTTAGTGTATTTGGAAATGACTATGAAACAGTCGATGGAACAG GTGTTCGGGATTATATCCATGTTGTAGATCTGGCAAAGGGACATATAGCAGCTCTGAAGAACCTGAAGGAcaactgtggatgcaag gCTTACAATCTTGGCACAGGAACAGGCTACTCTGTGCTCCAGATGGTTAAAGCGATGGAGAAGGCTTCAGGAAAAGAG attaattacaagattgcGCCTCGTAGAGGAGGAGATGTAGCGTCCTGCTACGCTGATCCCAGACTAGCTGAGAAAGAGCTTGGCTGGACGGCTGGATTTGACTTGGAAAGAATGT GTGAGGATCTGTGGCGCTGGCAATCCATGAATCCCTCTGGATTTACCAATGGCACGCCATCTTGA
- the gale gene encoding UDP-glucose 4-epimerase isoform X2, with amino-acid sequence MAEKVLVTGGAGYIGSHCVVELIEAGFQPVVVDNYSNAVRGEGNVAESIRRIEKLLNTSIEFHELDLLDRPALEKLFKKHSFSAVMHFAGLKAVGESVEQPLRYYRVNLTASMNLLEVMQAHRVHNLVFSSSATVYGDPQHLPIDEQHPVGGCTNPYGKTKYFIEEMIKDHCKAEKGWNAVLLRYFNPIGAHSSGQIGEDPQGIPNNLMPYVAQVAVGRRPFLSVFGNDYETVDGTGVRDYIHVVDLAKGHIAALKNLKDNCGCKAYNLGTGTGYSVLQMVKAMEKASGKEINYKIAPRRGGDVASCYADPRLAEKELGWTAGFDLERMCEDLWRWQSMNPSGFTNGTPS; translated from the exons ATGGCAGAGAAGGTGCTGGTCACAGGTGGAGCCGGCTACATCGGAAGTCACTGCGTGGTGGAGCTGATTGAAGCAGGCTTCCAGCCGGTGGTGGTGGATAACTACAGCAACGCTGTCCGAG GAGAGGGGAATGTCGCAGAGAGCATTCGGAGGATAGAGAAGCTTCTTAACACCAGTATTGAATTTCATGAACTAGACCTTCTGGATCGACCTGCACTGGAAAAACTCTTCAAAAAG CACTCCTTCAGTGCTGTGATGCACTTTGCTGGCCTAAAAGCAGTCGGGGAGTCGGTGGAGCAACCGTTGCGTTACTACAGAGTCAACCTGACTGCTTCCATGAACCTGCTCGAG GTGATGCAGGCTCACAGGGTGCACAATCTGGTCTTCAGCAGCTCCGCCACAGTATATGGAGACCCCCAGCACCTTCCCATAGATGAGCAGCACCCCGTGGGAGGCTGCACCAACCCCTACGGCAAGACCAAGTACTTCATAGAAGAGATGATTAAGGATCATTGTAAAGCTGAGAAG GGCTGGAATGCTGTGCTGCTGCGCTATTTCAACCCTATCGGAGCTCATTCCTCAGGTCAGATTGGGGAGGACCCTCAGGGCATCCCGAACAATTTGATGCCTTATGTGGCTCAG GTAGCAGTTGGGAGGAGACCATTTCTTAGTGTATTTGGAAATGACTATGAAACAGTCGATGGAACAG GTGTTCGGGATTATATCCATGTTGTAGATCTGGCAAAGGGACATATAGCAGCTCTGAAGAACCTGAAGGAcaactgtggatgcaag gCTTACAATCTTGGCACAGGAACAGGCTACTCTGTGCTCCAGATGGTTAAAGCGATGGAGAAGGCTTCAGGAAAAGAG attaattacaagattgcGCCTCGTAGAGGAGGAGATGTAGCGTCCTGCTACGCTGATCCCAGACTAGCTGAGAAAGAGCTTGGCTGGACGGCTGGATTTGACTTGGAAAGAATGT GTGAGGATCTGTGGCGCTGGCAATCCATGAATCCCTCTGGATTTACCAATGGCACGCCATCTTGA
- the gale gene encoding UDP-glucose 4-epimerase isoform X3 translates to MAEKVLVTGGAGYIGSHCVVELIEAGFQPVVVDNYSNAVREGNVAESIRRIEKLLNTSIEFHELDLLDRPALEKLFKKHSFSAVMHFAGLKAVGESVEQPLRYYRVNLTASMNLLEVMQAHRVHNLVFSSSATVYGDPQHLPIDEQHPVGGCTNPYGKTKYFIEEMIKDHCKAEKGWNAVLLRYFNPIGAHSSGQIGEDPQGIPNNLMPYVAQVAVGRRPFLSVFGNDYETVDGTGVRDYIHVVDLAKGHIAALKNLKDNCGCKAYNLGTGTGYSVLQMVKAMEKASGKEINYKIAPRRGGDVASCYADPRLAEKELGWTAGFDLERMCEDLWRWQSMNPSGFTNGTPS, encoded by the exons ATGGCAGAGAAGGTGCTGGTCACAGGTGGAGCCGGCTACATCGGAAGTCACTGCGTGGTGGAGCTGATTGAAGCAGGCTTCCAGCCGGTGGTGGTGGATAACTACAGCAACGCTGTCCGAG AGGGGAATGTCGCAGAGAGCATTCGGAGGATAGAGAAGCTTCTTAACACCAGTATTGAATTTCATGAACTAGACCTTCTGGATCGACCTGCACTGGAAAAACTCTTCAAAAAG CACTCCTTCAGTGCTGTGATGCACTTTGCTGGCCTAAAAGCAGTCGGGGAGTCGGTGGAGCAACCGTTGCGTTACTACAGAGTCAACCTGACTGCTTCCATGAACCTGCTCGAG GTGATGCAGGCTCACAGGGTGCACAATCTGGTCTTCAGCAGCTCCGCCACAGTATATGGAGACCCCCAGCACCTTCCCATAGATGAGCAGCACCCCGTGGGAGGCTGCACCAACCCCTACGGCAAGACCAAGTACTTCATAGAAGAGATGATTAAGGATCATTGTAAAGCTGAGAAG GGCTGGAATGCTGTGCTGCTGCGCTATTTCAACCCTATCGGAGCTCATTCCTCAGGTCAGATTGGGGAGGACCCTCAGGGCATCCCGAACAATTTGATGCCTTATGTGGCTCAG GTAGCAGTTGGGAGGAGACCATTTCTTAGTGTATTTGGAAATGACTATGAAACAGTCGATGGAACAG GTGTTCGGGATTATATCCATGTTGTAGATCTGGCAAAGGGACATATAGCAGCTCTGAAGAACCTGAAGGAcaactgtggatgcaag gCTTACAATCTTGGCACAGGAACAGGCTACTCTGTGCTCCAGATGGTTAAAGCGATGGAGAAGGCTTCAGGAAAAGAG attaattacaagattgcGCCTCGTAGAGGAGGAGATGTAGCGTCCTGCTACGCTGATCCCAGACTAGCTGAGAAAGAGCTTGGCTGGACGGCTGGATTTGACTTGGAAAGAATGT GTGAGGATCTGTGGCGCTGGCAATCCATGAATCCCTCTGGATTTACCAATGGCACGCCATCTTGA
- the zbtb8a gene encoding zinc finger and BTB domain-containing protein 8A isoform X2 — protein MDMVADLGASRLYRAPGESSHQQPQRWFNTADITVAHQSNLLKQLNQQRHQELFCDCSVLVEGQLFRAHRNVLFASSGYFRMLLSRGPDGLPETVNATFDVFSPETFTVILDFIYSGQLDLSSHNVIEVMSAASYLQMNNVINYCKNFIKSSLDISVKDEDSDRCLNLSETCSFTSGVGEESTEHQQQGPRSVSPPPALWTRDNSRSQSSFMGKEPEQEGSASALKTNPSSPANELSAETDDLHDPQDPLYTLPGSERRRGKGGTKRRIPNNTRSGQHEDLDIQEARTLKAEKAEELYATLPPIVGVIGHFNKDSNPVMRFKCPFCTHTVKRKADLKRHLRCHTGERPYPCQACNKRFTRLEHLRSHFETIHQARKLVCRKCKCQVTEETGHVVCEGTRRYRMCPACIQEVGCDDIPMDGLQTANEEPALLLGVDGEEEGDTKRNWMVNEDDDLAEDSGADLIIQQVDDSDEELQ, from the exons atggATATGGTGGCAGATTTGGGGGCAAGCAGACTCTATCGGGCGCCGGGTGAATCAAGCCACCA GCAACCACAGAGGTGGTTCAACACAGCCGACATCACCGTGGCTCACCAAAGCAACCTCCTGAAGCAGCTCAACCAGCAGCGCCACCAGGAGCTTTTCTGCGACTGCAGTGTGCTGGTGGAGGGCCAGCTCTTCAGGGCCCACCGCAACGTCTTGTTCGCCAGCAGCGGCTACTTCCGCATGCTGCTGTCTCGGGGGCCCGATGGGCTGCCAGAAACTGTCAACGCCACCTTCGATGTCTTCAGCCCAGAGACTTTTACCGTCATCCTAGATTTCATCTACTCTGGGCAACTGGACCTCTCTAGTCATAATGTTATTGAGGTCATGTCTGCAGCCAGCTACTTGCAGATGAACAATGTCATCAACTACTGCAAGAACTTCATCAAATCCTCCCTGGACATCAGCGTGAAAGATGAAGACAGCGATCGCTGCCTCAACCTGTCTGAGACCTGTTCTTTCACCAGCGGAGTAGGAGAAGAGTCCACAGAGCATCAGCAGCAAGGCCCCCGCTCTGTCAGCCCACCACCTGCGCTCTGGACCCGTGACAACTCCAGATCCCAGTCCAGTTTCATGGGGAAGGAGCCAGAGCAGGAAGGTTCAGCCTCAGCCCTAAAGACTAACCCAAGTAGCCCTGCTAATGAGCTCAGTGCAGAGACAGATGACCTGCATGACCCTCAGGACCCTCTGTACACACTACCTGGATCAGAGCGCCGGCGTGGGAAAGGGGGGACCAAAAGGAGAATCCCCAACAACACTCGTTCTGGCCAGCATGAAGACCTGGATATTCAGGAGGCAAGAACCCTAAAGGCTGAAAAGGCAGAGGAGCTTTACGCCACACTACCTCCAATTGTTGGCGTTATTGGCCACTTTAATAAAG ATTCCAACCCTGTTATGCGCTTTAAATGCCCTTTTTGCACACACACTGTGAAGAGGAAGGCGGACCTGAAGCGTCACCTGCGCTGTCACACCGGTGAAAGACCATACCCCTGTCAGGCCTGCAATAAGCGCTTCACCCGTCTGGAGCACCTACGTAGCCACTTTGAGACG ATCCATCAAGCCCGGAAGCTGGTCTGCAGGAAGTGTAAGTGTCAAGTGACAGAGGAGACTGGGCATGTGGTGTGTGAGGGCACACGCCGCTACCGCATGTGCCCTGCCTGTATCCAGGAGGTGGGCTGTGACGACATACCCATGGACGGTTTGCAGACGGCCAACGAGGAGCCGGCCCTGTTACTAGGTGTGGATGGTGAGGAGGAGGGGGACACCAAGAGGAACTGGATGGTGAATGAAGACGATGATCTAGCTGAAGACTCAGGCGCAGACCTCATCATCCAGCAAGTGGATGACAGCGACGAGGAGCTGCAGTGA
- the zbtb8a gene encoding zinc finger and BTB domain-containing protein 8A isoform X3 — MPRCCNLYTKAFESDFFGFRKIDTILQIRQPQRWFNTADITVAHQSNLLKQLNQQRHQELFCDCSVLVEGQLFRAHRNVLFASSGYFRMLLSRGPDGLPETVNATFDVFSPETFTVILDFIYSGQLDLSSHNVIEVMSAASYLQMNNVINYCKNFIKSSLDISVKDEDSDRCLNLSETCSFTSGVGEESTEHQQQGPRSVSPPPALWTRDNSRSQSSFMGKEPEQEGSASALKTNPSSPANELSAETDDLHDPQDPLYTLPGSERRRGKGGTKRRIPNNTRSGQHEDLDIQEARTLKAEKAEELYATLPPIVGVIGHFNKDSNPVMRFKCPFCTHTVKRKADLKRHLRCHTGERPYPCQACNKRFTRLEHLRSHFETWVAGELLPISSSLWARGGVHPGQVASPSQGNTLQKNVMGKI, encoded by the exons ATGCCACGGTGTTGCAATTTATATACGAAAGCTTTCGAATCAGATTTCTTTGGCTTCAGGAAAATAGACACCATTCTTCAAATCAG GCAACCACAGAGGTGGTTCAACACAGCCGACATCACCGTGGCTCACCAAAGCAACCTCCTGAAGCAGCTCAACCAGCAGCGCCACCAGGAGCTTTTCTGCGACTGCAGTGTGCTGGTGGAGGGCCAGCTCTTCAGGGCCCACCGCAACGTCTTGTTCGCCAGCAGCGGCTACTTCCGCATGCTGCTGTCTCGGGGGCCCGATGGGCTGCCAGAAACTGTCAACGCCACCTTCGATGTCTTCAGCCCAGAGACTTTTACCGTCATCCTAGATTTCATCTACTCTGGGCAACTGGACCTCTCTAGTCATAATGTTATTGAGGTCATGTCTGCAGCCAGCTACTTGCAGATGAACAATGTCATCAACTACTGCAAGAACTTCATCAAATCCTCCCTGGACATCAGCGTGAAAGATGAAGACAGCGATCGCTGCCTCAACCTGTCTGAGACCTGTTCTTTCACCAGCGGAGTAGGAGAAGAGTCCACAGAGCATCAGCAGCAAGGCCCCCGCTCTGTCAGCCCACCACCTGCGCTCTGGACCCGTGACAACTCCAGATCCCAGTCCAGTTTCATGGGGAAGGAGCCAGAGCAGGAAGGTTCAGCCTCAGCCCTAAAGACTAACCCAAGTAGCCCTGCTAATGAGCTCAGTGCAGAGACAGATGACCTGCATGACCCTCAGGACCCTCTGTACACACTACCTGGATCAGAGCGCCGGCGTGGGAAAGGGGGGACCAAAAGGAGAATCCCCAACAACACTCGTTCTGGCCAGCATGAAGACCTGGATATTCAGGAGGCAAGAACCCTAAAGGCTGAAAAGGCAGAGGAGCTTTACGCCACACTACCTCCAATTGTTGGCGTTATTGGCCACTTTAATAAAG ATTCCAACCCTGTTATGCGCTTTAAATGCCCTTTTTGCACACACACTGTGAAGAGGAAGGCGGACCTGAAGCGTCACCTGCGCTGTCACACCGGTGAAAGACCATACCCCTGTCAGGCCTGCAATAAGCGCTTCACCCGTCTGGAGCACCTACGTAGCCACTTTGAGACG tgggtcgcgggggagctgctgcctatctccagcagtctatgggcaagaggcggggtacaccctggacaggtcgccagtccatcgcagggcaacacactgCAGAAAAATGTAATGGGTAAAATTTGA
- the zbtb8a gene encoding zinc finger and BTB domain-containing protein 8A isoform X1, with translation MPRCCNLYTKAFESDFFGFRKIDTILQIRQPQRWFNTADITVAHQSNLLKQLNQQRHQELFCDCSVLVEGQLFRAHRNVLFASSGYFRMLLSRGPDGLPETVNATFDVFSPETFTVILDFIYSGQLDLSSHNVIEVMSAASYLQMNNVINYCKNFIKSSLDISVKDEDSDRCLNLSETCSFTSGVGEESTEHQQQGPRSVSPPPALWTRDNSRSQSSFMGKEPEQEGSASALKTNPSSPANELSAETDDLHDPQDPLYTLPGSERRRGKGGTKRRIPNNTRSGQHEDLDIQEARTLKAEKAEELYATLPPIVGVIGHFNKDSNPVMRFKCPFCTHTVKRKADLKRHLRCHTGERPYPCQACNKRFTRLEHLRSHFETIHQARKLVCRKCKCQVTEETGHVVCEGTRRYRMCPACIQEVGCDDIPMDGLQTANEEPALLLGVDGEEEGDTKRNWMVNEDDDLAEDSGADLIIQQVDDSDEELQ, from the exons ATGCCACGGTGTTGCAATTTATATACGAAAGCTTTCGAATCAGATTTCTTTGGCTTCAGGAAAATAGACACCATTCTTCAAATCAG GCAACCACAGAGGTGGTTCAACACAGCCGACATCACCGTGGCTCACCAAAGCAACCTCCTGAAGCAGCTCAACCAGCAGCGCCACCAGGAGCTTTTCTGCGACTGCAGTGTGCTGGTGGAGGGCCAGCTCTTCAGGGCCCACCGCAACGTCTTGTTCGCCAGCAGCGGCTACTTCCGCATGCTGCTGTCTCGGGGGCCCGATGGGCTGCCAGAAACTGTCAACGCCACCTTCGATGTCTTCAGCCCAGAGACTTTTACCGTCATCCTAGATTTCATCTACTCTGGGCAACTGGACCTCTCTAGTCATAATGTTATTGAGGTCATGTCTGCAGCCAGCTACTTGCAGATGAACAATGTCATCAACTACTGCAAGAACTTCATCAAATCCTCCCTGGACATCAGCGTGAAAGATGAAGACAGCGATCGCTGCCTCAACCTGTCTGAGACCTGTTCTTTCACCAGCGGAGTAGGAGAAGAGTCCACAGAGCATCAGCAGCAAGGCCCCCGCTCTGTCAGCCCACCACCTGCGCTCTGGACCCGTGACAACTCCAGATCCCAGTCCAGTTTCATGGGGAAGGAGCCAGAGCAGGAAGGTTCAGCCTCAGCCCTAAAGACTAACCCAAGTAGCCCTGCTAATGAGCTCAGTGCAGAGACAGATGACCTGCATGACCCTCAGGACCCTCTGTACACACTACCTGGATCAGAGCGCCGGCGTGGGAAAGGGGGGACCAAAAGGAGAATCCCCAACAACACTCGTTCTGGCCAGCATGAAGACCTGGATATTCAGGAGGCAAGAACCCTAAAGGCTGAAAAGGCAGAGGAGCTTTACGCCACACTACCTCCAATTGTTGGCGTTATTGGCCACTTTAATAAAG ATTCCAACCCTGTTATGCGCTTTAAATGCCCTTTTTGCACACACACTGTGAAGAGGAAGGCGGACCTGAAGCGTCACCTGCGCTGTCACACCGGTGAAAGACCATACCCCTGTCAGGCCTGCAATAAGCGCTTCACCCGTCTGGAGCACCTACGTAGCCACTTTGAGACG ATCCATCAAGCCCGGAAGCTGGTCTGCAGGAAGTGTAAGTGTCAAGTGACAGAGGAGACTGGGCATGTGGTGTGTGAGGGCACACGCCGCTACCGCATGTGCCCTGCCTGTATCCAGGAGGTGGGCTGTGACGACATACCCATGGACGGTTTGCAGACGGCCAACGAGGAGCCGGCCCTGTTACTAGGTGTGGATGGTGAGGAGGAGGGGGACACCAAGAGGAACTGGATGGTGAATGAAGACGATGATCTAGCTGAAGACTCAGGCGCAGACCTCATCATCCAGCAAGTGGATGACAGCGACGAGGAGCTGCAGTGA
- the hmgcl gene encoding hydroxymethylglutaryl-CoA lyase, mitochondrial, which produces MMAAAMRFVNRSTLRLGMGQQYLGFSSAPKEKTASVRAAHALPAKVKIVEVGPRDGLQNEKTVVPTEAKIHLINMLSESGLPVIEATSFVSPKWVPQMADQVEVMKGISKKPGVSYPVLAPNLKGFQAALNAGASEVAIFGAASELFSRKNINCSVEESLQRFDEVMKAAKEAAVPVRGYVSCVVGCPYEGQVAPKKVAHVAKRLYSMGCYEISLGDTIGVGTPGSMTKMLEAVSKEVPVSALAVHCHDTYGQALANILIALQMGISVVDSSVAGLGGCPYAQGASGNVATEDVVYMLHGLGIQTGVELSKLMDAGAFICRTLNRKTSSKVAQATCKL; this is translated from the exons ATGATGGCTGCGGCTATGAGATTTGTAAACAGAAGCACTTTGAGACTAGGAATGGGCCAGCAGTATTTGGGGTTCAGCTCCGCGCCAAAGGAAAAGACG GCTAGCGTAAGAGCTGCTCATGCTCTTCCAGCAAAGGTGAAAATAGTGGAAGTGGGACCCAGAGATGGTCTTCAAAATGAAAAG ACTGTCGTTCCAACAGaggcaaaaatacatttaattaacaTGTTGTCAGAGTCTGGACTCCCAGTCATTGAGGCTACCAGCTTTGTGTCCCCTAAATGGGTTCCTCAG ATGGCAGATCAGGTGGAAGTGATGAAGGGTATCAGTAAGAAACCTGGAGTGTCCTATCCAGTCCTCGCCCCCAACCTGAAAGGTTTTCAAGCTGCT CTAAATGCGGGAGCTTCAGAGGTGGCCATATTTGGTGCTGCGTCAGAGCTGTTCAGCAGGAAGAACATAAACTGCTCAGTGGAGGAGAGTTTACAGCGTTTTGACGAGGTTATGAAAGCAGCTAAAGAAGCTGCTGTGCCAGTTCGAGG TTATGTCTCGTGCGTTGTTGGATGTCCATATGAAGGGCAGGTGGCACCGAAAAAAGTGGCACAT GTAGCTAAGCGTCTGTACTCTATGGGCTGTTATGAGATCTCTTTGGGTGACACTATTGGAGTGGGGACTCCTGGAAGTATGACTAAAATGTTAGAAGCTGTGAGCAAAGAGGTGCCAGTCAGTGCTTTGGCCGTGCATTGCCACGACACTTATGGCCAGGCTCTGGCTAACATCCTGATCGCCTTACAG ATGGGAATCAGTGTAGTAGACTCTTCAGTAGCTGGATTAGGGGGCTGTCCATACGCTCAGGGTGCCTCTGGGAATGTTGCAACTGAAGATGTTGTTTACATGCTGCATGGACTTGGGATTCAAACG GGAGTGGAGCTCTCAAAGCTGATGGATGCTGGAGCTTTTATCTGTCGGACCCTCAACAGGAAGACCAGCTCCAAAGTGGCACAAGCCACCTGCAAACTGTAG
- the gjb3 gene encoding gap junction protein beta 3 translates to MDWKTFQSLLSGVNKYSTAFGRVWLSVVFVFRVMVYVVAAERVWGDDQKDFDCNTKQPGCPNVCYDHYFPISHIRLWALQLIFVTCPSFMVVMHVAYRDDRERKHKAKFGDNSKLYNNTGKKHGGLWWTYLISLFVKTGIEIAFLYILHRIYDSFYLPRVVKCEEAPCPNQVDCYIGHPTEKKVFTYFMVGASALCIILNLCEIIYLISKRIAQCAKNIKRRNRNAALHHDDYTNDNFNNYNMTLPKRVLEDKPPSFNSVCKPLSRLEVHGMDPKIRASAPNLSL, encoded by the coding sequence ATGGACTGGAAAACCTTCCAAAGCCTTCTCAGCGGAGTGAACAAATACTCCACTGCGTTTGGGCGGGTATGGCTGTCGGTGGTgtttgtgttcagggtgatggtGTACGTGGTGGCGGCCGAGCGAGTGTGGGGCGACGACCAGAAGGACTTTGACTGCAACACCAAGCAGCCAGGCTGCCCCAACGTCTGTTACGACCACTACTTCCCCATCTCCCACATCCGCCTGTGGGCGCTGCAGCTCATCTTTGTCACTTGCCCGTCCTTCATGGTGGTCATGCATGTGGCGTACCGCGATGACCGCGAGCGAAAGCATAAGGCCAAGTTTGGTGATAACAGCAAGCTGTACAACAACACGGGGAAGAAACACGGAGGCCTGTGGTGGACCTACTTGATCAGCCTCTTCGTCAAGACGGGCATCGAGATCGCCTTCCTTTACATCCTCCACAGAATCTACGACAGCTTCTACCTGCCGAGGGTGGTCAAGTGCGAGGAAGCACCCTGTCCCAACCAGGTGGACTGCTACATAGGTCACCCCACCGAAAAGAAGGTCTTCACGTACTTCATGGTTGGAGCTTCGGCCCTCTGCATCATCCTGAACTTATGCGAGATCATCTATCTTATCTCCAAAAGAATTGCGCAGTGTGCGAAAAATATCAAAAGGCGCAATCGCAATGCAGCTCTGCATCATGACGACTACACCAACGACAACTTCAACAACTACAACATGACTCTGCCAAAGAGAGTTCTGGAGGACAAGCCTCCGTCCTTCAACAGTGTCTGCAAGCCATTGTCCCGGCTGGAAGTGCACGGGATGGATCCAAAGATACGGGCCTCTGCTCCCAACCTGTCCTTATGA
- the gjb10 gene encoding gap junction protein beta 10 — protein sequence MNWAFLQGLLSGVSKYSTAFGRVWLSIVFLFRVMVFVVAAEKVWGDEQKDFSCNTAQPGCHNVCYDHFFPVSHIRLWALQLIFVTCPSLLVVMHVAYREDRERKYREKRGDARLRLYRDTGKKRGGLWWTYVLTLVFKIGVDATFVYLLYHIYEGYDFPSLLKCREAPCPNTVDCFLSRPTEKRIFTLFMVVTSLVCILLSMFEVIYLVGKRCFEFSSGDNRSNRIQTTALSSGSNLVELNAQKFKGKSKPDTPAPSYYIVVS from the coding sequence atgaacTGGGCATTTCTCCAGGGCCTGCTCAGTGGGGTCAGCAAATACTCTACCGCATTTGGGAGAGTGTGGTTGTCCATCGTTTTCCTCTTCAGGGTCATGGTGTTTGTGGTGGCGGCTGAGAAGGTGTGGGGAGACGAGCAGAAGGACTTCAGCTGCAACACGGCTCAGCCGGGATGTCACAACGTTTGCTATGACCACTTCTTCCCCGTGTCCCACATCAGGCTGTGGGCCCTGCAGCTCATCTTCGTCACCTGCCCCTCGCTCCTGGTGGTGATGCATGTGGCCTACAGGGAGGACAGGGAGCGAAAGTACAGGGAAAAGCGTGGTGATGCCCGCCTCCGTCTGTACCGTGACACTGGAAAGAAGCGCGGAGGCCTGTGGTGGACCTACGTACTCACGCTGGTCTTTAAAATAGGAGTGGATGCTACCTTTGTCTACCTTCTCTACCACATCTATGAGGGCTATGATTTCCCCTCGCTCCTCAAGTGCAGGGAGGCGCCATGCCCCAACACAGTGGACTGCTTCCTGTCCCGCCCTACCGAGAAGAGAATTTTCACCCTCTTCATGGTGGTCACCAGCCTAGTCTGCATCCTTCTCTCCATGTTCGAGGTCATCTATCTGGTGGGAAAACGTTGCTTCGAGTTTTCTTCTGGGGACAATCGCTCTAACCGGATACAGACCACCGCGCTGTCCAGTGGATCCAATCTGGTGGAATTGAACGCTCAAAAGTTCAAGGGAAAAAGCAAACCAGATACTCCTGCACCCTCATACTACATTGTTGTATCATGA